In one window of Arachis ipaensis cultivar K30076 chromosome B06, Araip1.1, whole genome shotgun sequence DNA:
- the LOC107645246 gene encoding TMV resistance protein N-like isoform X1, with protein MAISTRWTNHVFLSFRGDDTRKGFTDHLFASLERRGIKTFKDDHDLDKGGSISVELFKAIEESMFALIILSPNYASSTWCLDELQKILHCRSNLGQAVFPIFYGVDPSDVRYQRETFGEAFRKHEERFREDKDKVKRWRDALKEVASFSGWDSKDQHEAGLVETIVDHIQKLLIPKLPTCTDNLVGVDSRIKRVISLIGMRLDDVRFVGIWGMGGIGKTTTARLVYESIKEEFQVSCFLQNIREMHEKNGLVQIQKELLSHLNVRSSNFHNFFDGKKIIANSLCNKKVLLVLDDVSELSQLENLAEKQEWFGSGSKVIITTRDKHILATHGVLKTCEIGGLFSNEALHLLSLKAFKQDQPKEGYLDLCKEVVEYTKGLPLAIEVLGSHLHGRTIEVWHSALKQIRSFPLPEIQNTLKVSYDGLNSPEQDMFLDIACFFKGMDKEEVTDMLETCGGCPKIGIEILIERNLITIGATNKLQMHDLIQEMGRNIVFLESPNDPGKRSRLWSQDDIDHVLTNNKGTEAIQAIVLNIVQPYEACWSTEAFSNSNQVRLLKLCQMQLPLGLNCLPCSLKVLHWEGSPLKALPFSNQLNELVDLNLSHSKIEQLWHGKKILKKLRFINLSFSKNLKKTLDFDGVPNLESLVLEGCTSLTEIHTSLVHHKKLVLLNLKDCKRLKAFPSKLEMCSLKDLNLSGCSELKILPEFGENMELLSMLSLEGTAITKLPSSIGSLVGLTQLKLNNCKNLVCLPDTIHKLKSLKILNVSGCSKIRSLPECLKEIKCLEELCASETAIEELPSCVFYLESLRVISFAGCKGQVSNSMDMFLPFKWLFGSQQAPTGFRLPPSVSRLCLLSSVDLSYCNLSDESIPDDFCHLSSLRILDLSGNDFVSMPRSISKLPKLEYLDINWCKKLESLPELPSSIKELDASNCASLEASKLNLSKPCNLFASPIQCHLPIQEIINRLFEGLSIPKARFDMLITGSEIPSWFVPQRCISFAKIAIPQNCPVNDWVGFALCFMLVSYADPPQVCNHEVECYLFGPKGKMFINSRNLPLMEPYCPHLYILYLSIDKFRHTIYEGGHFKEIEFVLKSYCCHSLQIVRCGSRLVCKQDVEDIFGNHS; from the exons ATGGCAATCAGCACAAGATGGACCAACCATGTTTTCTTGAGTTTCAGAGGTGATGACACCAGAAAAGGCTTCACAGACCACCTTTTTGCTTCCCTTGAAAGAAGGGGTATCAAGACTTTTAAGGATGATCATGACCTTGATAAGGGAGGATCCATATCTGTGGAGCTCTTCAAGGCCATTGAAGAGTCCATGTTTGCACTCATCATCCTCTCACCAAACTATGCTTCCTCAACTTGGTGCTTAGATGAGCTCCAAAAGATTCTTCACTGCAGGAGCAATCTTGGCCAAGCTGTTTTTCCCATCTTCTATGGTGTTGATCCCTCTGATGTGAGGTATCAAAGAGAAACCTTTGGTGAAGCCTTCAGAAAACATGAAGAGAGATTCAGAGAAGACAAGGACAAAGTGAAGAGATGGAGAGATGCCTTGAAAGAAGTTGCAAGTTTCTCTGGTTGGGACTCTAAGGATCA ACATGAAGCAGGACTAGTTGAAACAATTGTTGATCACATACAGAAATTGCTGATTCCGAAGCTGCCAACTTGCACAGATAACCTTGTTGGGGTTGATTCAAGGATAAAGAGGGTGATTTCACTCATAGGCATGAGGTTGGATGATGTTCGCTTTGTTGGCATATGGGGCATGGGTGGCATAGGTAAGACTACAACTGCTAGATTAGTCTATGAATCAATTAAAGAGGAATTCCAAGTTAGTTGCTTTCTTCAGAACATTAGAGAGATGCATGAGAAAAATGGCTTAGTTCAAATCCAAAAGGAACTTCTTTCTCATCTTAATGTAAGAAGCagcaattttcataatttttttgatGGGAAAAAAATAATAGCAAACTCTTTGTGCAATAAAAAGGTTCTTCTTGTTCTTGATGATGTAAGTGAATTAAGTCAATTGGAGAATTTAGCAGAGAAGCAAGAGTGGTTTGGTTCAGGTAGTAAAGTGATAATCACAACCAGAGACAAACACATTCTGGCAACACATGGAGTGCTAAAAACTTGTGAGATTGGAGGCTTATTCTCAAATGAAGCTCTTCATCTCCTCTCTTTGAAAGCCTTCAAACAAGATCAGCCTAAAGAAGGGTATTTGGATTTGTGCAAAGAAGTGGTTGAATACACTAAAGGCCTTCCACTAGCAATTGAAGTGCTAGGTTCCCATCTTCATGGAAGAACTATAGAAGTTTGGCATAGTGCTTTGAAGCAAATAAGAAGTTTTCCGCTTCCTGAGATCCAAAATACACTGAAAGTAAGTTATGATGGTTTAAATAGCCCCGAGCAAGATATGTTTCTAGATATTGCCTGTTTTTTCAAGGGCATGGATAAAGAAGAAGTTACAGATATGTTAGAAACTTGTGGTGGTTGTCCtaaaattggaattgaaattttgattgaaAGAAATTTGATAACTATTGGTGCAACCAATAAGTTGCAGATGCATGATTTGATTCAAGAAATGGGAAGAAATATTGTATTCCTAGAATCTCCAAATGATCCAGGCAAACGTAGCAGGTTATGGTCTCAAGATGACATTGATCATGTATTGACAAATAATAAG GGGACTGAAGCCATTCAAGCTATAGTTCTAAACATAGTTCAACCATATGAAGCATGCTGGAGCACTGAAGCCTTCTCCAACAGCAATCAAGTAAGATTACTCAAGTTATGTCAGATGCAACTTCCTCTTGGCCTCAATTGCCTTCCTTGTTCACTCAAAGTTCTTCATTGGGAAGGATCTCCTTTGAAAGCTCTACCATTTAGTAATCAACTGAATGAGCTTGTTGACCTCAATTTGTCTCATAGCAAAATTGAACAACTTTGGCATGGAAAAAAG ATTCTTAAAAAGCTAAGGTTTATCAATTTGAGTTTCTCCAAGAACCTAAAGAAAACCCTTGACTTTGATGGGGTTCCAAATCTTGAATCATTGGTTCTTGAAGGTTGTACAAGTTTAACGGAAATTCATACGTCCCTTGTACATCACAAGAAACTTGTTCTATTGAATTTGAAAGACTGCAAAAGGCTCAAAGCTTTTCCAAGTAAATTGGAGATGTGTTCATTGAAAGATTTAAATCTCTCTGGTTGCTCAGAACTGAAAATACTTCCCGAGTTTGGCGAAAACATGGAACTTCTATCAATGCTTTCTTTAGAGGGAACTGCTATAACAAAGCTACCATCATCAATTGGAAGTCTAGTTGGCCTTACTCAATTGAAGTTAAACAATTGCAAGAATCTTGTTTGCCTTCCAGACACCATTCATAAACTGAAGTCTCTCAAGATTTTGAATGTTTCCGGATGCTCAAAAATTCGCAGCTTGCCGGAGTGCCTTAAGGAAATAAAGTGTTTGGAGGAACTATGTGCAAGTGAAACAGCAATAGAAGAACTCCCTTCATGTGTCTTTTATCTAGAAAGCCTCAGAGTAATCTCATTTGCTGGTTGCAAGGGGCAAGTATCAAATTCAATGGACATGTTTCTCCCTTTTAAGTGGTTGTTTGGAAGTCAACAAGCTCCAACCGGATTTCGCTTGCCACCTTCAGTCTCCCGCTTATGCCTTTTGAGCAGTGTAGATTTAAGTTACTGCAATTTATCTGATGAATCAATACCAGATGACTTTTGCCATTTATCTTCCTTGAGGATTCTAGATCTCTCTGGGAATGACTTTGTTAGCATGCCTAGGAGCATATCGAAACTTCCAAAGCTTGAGTATCTTGATATAAATTGGTGCAAAAAGCTTGAATCTTTGCCAGAGCTTCCATCAAGCATAAAAGAATTGGATGCAAGCAATTGTGCCTCACTTGAAGCTTCCAAATTGAATCTATCCAAGCCATGCAACCTCTTTGCATCACCTATACAATGCCACCTTCCTATACAAGAAATTATCAATCGCCTTTTTGAG GGACTTAGCATCCCAAAAGCAAGATTTGACATGCTTATAACTGggagtgaaattccatcatggtttGTCCCTCAAAGATGTATTTCCTTTGCAAAGATAGCAATCCCTCAAAATTGTCCTGTAAATGATTGGGTGGGATTTGCTCTGTGTTTCATGTTGGTAAGTTATGCAGATCCACCTCAAgtgtgcaatcatgaagttgaatgttaTTTGTTTGGGCCTAAGGGTAAGATGTTCATCAACTCCAGGAATTTACCTCTTATGGAGCCATATTGCCCTCACCTTTATATTCTTTATCTGTCCATTGATAAATTTCGTCACACAATTTATGAAGGTGGTCACTTCAAAGAAATTGAATTTGTATTGAAAAGTTATTGCTGCCATTCATTACAAATAGTGAGGTGTGGGTCTCGATTGGTGTGCAAGCAAGATGTTGAAGATATTTTTGGAAATCATTCCTAG
- the LOC107645247 gene encoding PRA1 family protein F3, with amino-acid sequence MSSAAPNYTSLPSPSSSNSAAPYFVSRAATSPRRTFPTRRPWEEVFALYSFTRPISVGEATLRVKRNVDHFRLNYAMIILFILFLSLLWHPFSIIVFLVALAAWFFLYFFRDRPVELFGRVIDDRALAAVLAVVTVVAVSLTGVWLNVLVSVLVGVAVVVLHAAFRSTEDLYVDETDGYDGGGLLSFVGSPTKRTTTTTTGYNVI; translated from the coding sequence ATGTCTTCCGCAGCACCCAATTACACCTCACTTCCATCGCCATCTTCATCCAACTCCGCCGCTCCTTATTTCGTCTCACGCGCCGCGACCTCACCGCGACGTACCTTCCCCACGCGCCGCCCATGGGAGGAGGTGTTCGCGCTCTACTCCTTCACGCGCCCCATTTCCGTGGGCGAGGCCACACTGCGCGTGAAGCGCAACGTCGACCACTTCCGCCTCAACTACGCCATGATCATTCTCTTCATCCTCTTCCTCAGCCTCCTATGGCACCCTTTCTCCATAATCGTGTTCCTCGTGGCCCTCGCCGCGTGGTTCTTCCTCTACTTCTTCAGGGACAGGCCGGTGGAGCTTTTTGGCCGCGTGATCGACGATAGGGCGTTGGCGGCGGTGCTCGCGGTGGTTACCGTGGTGGCGGTGTCACTCACAGGGGTGTGGCTGAACGTGCTTGTGTCCGTACTGGTTGGGGTTGCGGTGGTTGTGTTGCACGCGGCGTTCAGGAGCACCGAGGATTTGTATGTTGATGAAACCGACGGCTACGACGGTGGAGGCTTGCTTTCGTTTGTTGGAAGCCCAACTAAGAgaacaaccacaaccaccacaggCTACAATGTAATTTAG
- the LOC107645246 gene encoding TMV resistance protein N-like isoform X2, with the protein MAISTRWTNHVFLSFRGDDTRKGFTDHLFASLERRGIKTFKDDHDLDKGGSISVELFKAIEESMFALIILSPNYASSTWCLDELQKILHCRSNLGQAVFPIFYGVDPSDVRYQRETFGEAFRKHEERFREDKDKVKRWRDALKEVASFSGWDSKDQHEAGLVETIVDHIQKLLIPKLPTCTDNLVGVDSRIKRVISLIGMRLDDVRFVGIWGMGGIGKTTTARLVYESIKEEFQVSCFLQNIREMHEKNGLVQIQKELLSHLNVRSSNFHNFFDGKKIIANSLCNKKVLLVLDDVSELSQLENLAEKQEWFGSGSKVIITTRDKHILATHGVLKTCEIGGLFSNEALHLLSLKAFKQDQPKEGYLDLCKEVVEYTKGLPLAIEVLGSHLHGRTIEVWHSALKQIRSFPLPEIQNTLKVSYDGLNSPEQDMFLDIACFFKGMDKEEVTDMLETCGGCPKIGIEILIERNLITIGATNKLQMHDLIQEMGRNIVFLESPNDPGKRSRLWSQDDIDHVLTNNKGTEAIQAIVLNIVQPYEACWSTEAFSNSNQVRLLKLCQMQLPLGLNCLPCSLKVLHWEGSPLKALPFSNQLNELVDLNLSHSKIEQLWHGKKILKKLRFINLSFSKNLKKTLDFDGVPNLESLVLEGCTSLTEIHTSLVHHKKLVLLNLKDCKRLKAFPSKLEMCSLKDLNLSGCSELKILPEFGENMELLSMLSLEGTAITKLPSSIGSLVGLTQLKLNNCKNLVCLPDTIHKLKSLKILNVSGCSKIRSLPECLKEIKCLEELCASETAIEELPSCVFYLESLRVISFAGCKGQVSNSMDMFLPFKWLFGSQQAPTGFRLPPSVSRLCLLSSVDLSYCNLSDESIPDDFCHLSSLRILDLSGNDFVSMPRSISKLPKLEYLDINWCKKLESLPELPSSIKELDASNCASLEASKLNLSKPCNLFASPIQCHLPIQEIINRLFEGLSIPKARFDMLITGSEIPSWFVPQRCISFAKIAIPQNCPVNDWVGFALCFMLVSYADPPQVCNHEVECYLFGPKGGHFKEIEFVLKSYCCHSLQIVRCGSRLVCKQDVEDIFGNHS; encoded by the exons ATGGCAATCAGCACAAGATGGACCAACCATGTTTTCTTGAGTTTCAGAGGTGATGACACCAGAAAAGGCTTCACAGACCACCTTTTTGCTTCCCTTGAAAGAAGGGGTATCAAGACTTTTAAGGATGATCATGACCTTGATAAGGGAGGATCCATATCTGTGGAGCTCTTCAAGGCCATTGAAGAGTCCATGTTTGCACTCATCATCCTCTCACCAAACTATGCTTCCTCAACTTGGTGCTTAGATGAGCTCCAAAAGATTCTTCACTGCAGGAGCAATCTTGGCCAAGCTGTTTTTCCCATCTTCTATGGTGTTGATCCCTCTGATGTGAGGTATCAAAGAGAAACCTTTGGTGAAGCCTTCAGAAAACATGAAGAGAGATTCAGAGAAGACAAGGACAAAGTGAAGAGATGGAGAGATGCCTTGAAAGAAGTTGCAAGTTTCTCTGGTTGGGACTCTAAGGATCA ACATGAAGCAGGACTAGTTGAAACAATTGTTGATCACATACAGAAATTGCTGATTCCGAAGCTGCCAACTTGCACAGATAACCTTGTTGGGGTTGATTCAAGGATAAAGAGGGTGATTTCACTCATAGGCATGAGGTTGGATGATGTTCGCTTTGTTGGCATATGGGGCATGGGTGGCATAGGTAAGACTACAACTGCTAGATTAGTCTATGAATCAATTAAAGAGGAATTCCAAGTTAGTTGCTTTCTTCAGAACATTAGAGAGATGCATGAGAAAAATGGCTTAGTTCAAATCCAAAAGGAACTTCTTTCTCATCTTAATGTAAGAAGCagcaattttcataatttttttgatGGGAAAAAAATAATAGCAAACTCTTTGTGCAATAAAAAGGTTCTTCTTGTTCTTGATGATGTAAGTGAATTAAGTCAATTGGAGAATTTAGCAGAGAAGCAAGAGTGGTTTGGTTCAGGTAGTAAAGTGATAATCACAACCAGAGACAAACACATTCTGGCAACACATGGAGTGCTAAAAACTTGTGAGATTGGAGGCTTATTCTCAAATGAAGCTCTTCATCTCCTCTCTTTGAAAGCCTTCAAACAAGATCAGCCTAAAGAAGGGTATTTGGATTTGTGCAAAGAAGTGGTTGAATACACTAAAGGCCTTCCACTAGCAATTGAAGTGCTAGGTTCCCATCTTCATGGAAGAACTATAGAAGTTTGGCATAGTGCTTTGAAGCAAATAAGAAGTTTTCCGCTTCCTGAGATCCAAAATACACTGAAAGTAAGTTATGATGGTTTAAATAGCCCCGAGCAAGATATGTTTCTAGATATTGCCTGTTTTTTCAAGGGCATGGATAAAGAAGAAGTTACAGATATGTTAGAAACTTGTGGTGGTTGTCCtaaaattggaattgaaattttgattgaaAGAAATTTGATAACTATTGGTGCAACCAATAAGTTGCAGATGCATGATTTGATTCAAGAAATGGGAAGAAATATTGTATTCCTAGAATCTCCAAATGATCCAGGCAAACGTAGCAGGTTATGGTCTCAAGATGACATTGATCATGTATTGACAAATAATAAG GGGACTGAAGCCATTCAAGCTATAGTTCTAAACATAGTTCAACCATATGAAGCATGCTGGAGCACTGAAGCCTTCTCCAACAGCAATCAAGTAAGATTACTCAAGTTATGTCAGATGCAACTTCCTCTTGGCCTCAATTGCCTTCCTTGTTCACTCAAAGTTCTTCATTGGGAAGGATCTCCTTTGAAAGCTCTACCATTTAGTAATCAACTGAATGAGCTTGTTGACCTCAATTTGTCTCATAGCAAAATTGAACAACTTTGGCATGGAAAAAAG ATTCTTAAAAAGCTAAGGTTTATCAATTTGAGTTTCTCCAAGAACCTAAAGAAAACCCTTGACTTTGATGGGGTTCCAAATCTTGAATCATTGGTTCTTGAAGGTTGTACAAGTTTAACGGAAATTCATACGTCCCTTGTACATCACAAGAAACTTGTTCTATTGAATTTGAAAGACTGCAAAAGGCTCAAAGCTTTTCCAAGTAAATTGGAGATGTGTTCATTGAAAGATTTAAATCTCTCTGGTTGCTCAGAACTGAAAATACTTCCCGAGTTTGGCGAAAACATGGAACTTCTATCAATGCTTTCTTTAGAGGGAACTGCTATAACAAAGCTACCATCATCAATTGGAAGTCTAGTTGGCCTTACTCAATTGAAGTTAAACAATTGCAAGAATCTTGTTTGCCTTCCAGACACCATTCATAAACTGAAGTCTCTCAAGATTTTGAATGTTTCCGGATGCTCAAAAATTCGCAGCTTGCCGGAGTGCCTTAAGGAAATAAAGTGTTTGGAGGAACTATGTGCAAGTGAAACAGCAATAGAAGAACTCCCTTCATGTGTCTTTTATCTAGAAAGCCTCAGAGTAATCTCATTTGCTGGTTGCAAGGGGCAAGTATCAAATTCAATGGACATGTTTCTCCCTTTTAAGTGGTTGTTTGGAAGTCAACAAGCTCCAACCGGATTTCGCTTGCCACCTTCAGTCTCCCGCTTATGCCTTTTGAGCAGTGTAGATTTAAGTTACTGCAATTTATCTGATGAATCAATACCAGATGACTTTTGCCATTTATCTTCCTTGAGGATTCTAGATCTCTCTGGGAATGACTTTGTTAGCATGCCTAGGAGCATATCGAAACTTCCAAAGCTTGAGTATCTTGATATAAATTGGTGCAAAAAGCTTGAATCTTTGCCAGAGCTTCCATCAAGCATAAAAGAATTGGATGCAAGCAATTGTGCCTCACTTGAAGCTTCCAAATTGAATCTATCCAAGCCATGCAACCTCTTTGCATCACCTATACAATGCCACCTTCCTATACAAGAAATTATCAATCGCCTTTTTGAG GGACTTAGCATCCCAAAAGCAAGATTTGACATGCTTATAACTGggagtgaaattccatcatggtttGTCCCTCAAAGATGTATTTCCTTTGCAAAGATAGCAATCCCTCAAAATTGTCCTGTAAATGATTGGGTGGGATTTGCTCTGTGTTTCATGTTGGTAAGTTATGCAGATCCACCTCAAgtgtgcaatcatgaagttgaatgttaTTTGTTTGGGCCTAAGG GTGGTCACTTCAAAGAAATTGAATTTGTATTGAAAAGTTATTGCTGCCATTCATTACAAATAGTGAGGTGTGGGTCTCGATTGGTGTGCAAGCAAGATGTTGAAGATATTTTTGGAAATCATTCCTAG